In Nitratireductor basaltis, the following are encoded in one genomic region:
- a CDS encoding type I secretion system permease/ATPase, whose protein sequence is MAEIDAAVRELNALAGKEGGTEKGDNHAAAPAPRSETAKVYRLKPEQPGAANPASSNANGPSEARGSEPVRAPHVERSAPPHQETARAEPKPDTVSRDDKFVPPQREKRTGPLIDGDTGPLSRAPKPGQGNGGGGGSGRPPTGGGGNGGPSGGFQKRVEMPDFAVSYKSGLTAVRKNIVVVMLFTVMTNVLVLAIPIYLFQISDRVLTSRSVDTLVMLSIVVAAAVVLQMVFDAIRRFILMRTAVEVGAQLGAPILAAAARTSLNGTARDYQVLGDLQQIRSFITSGTLLSFLDVPLAPLFVLAVFLIHPHLGTIVIASSILLMCIAMVNQRLTAQHFAEANGFLSRATLHVDSMSRNSQIINAMAMIPEAVKIWGRDTAFSLKSQVRAQDRNIALASISKSFRLLTQVSMLGWGAYLAIDGQMTGGMVIAASIIASRALTPIEGAIEGWNSFTQFRASFQRVRALLQSSPFNFQRLLLPAPQGRLDVDRVLYVPPPTKKVILNGISFTLMPGESLAVIGNSGSGKTTLGKMLVGSILPTSGNVRLDLMDLRNWDQRQFGENIGYLPQDVQLFPGTIKANIARMRDDASDQQIYEAAALADVHEMIASFPQGYETFVAGDGSPLSGGQKQRIALARAFFGNPRLVVLDEPNSNLDSPGEVALAKALAHAKSQKITVVTITQRTSLLNHVDKILVLNSGTVAMFGERQQVLQVLTGKGQEQGQVPGAPREGN, encoded by the coding sequence ATGGCCGAGATAGACGCTGCCGTACGCGAGCTCAACGCATTGGCAGGAAAGGAGGGGGGGACGGAGAAAGGTGACAACCATGCTGCGGCTCCCGCTCCAAGATCCGAGACTGCGAAGGTCTATCGCCTGAAGCCGGAGCAACCGGGCGCAGCAAATCCTGCTTCTTCCAATGCAAACGGGCCTTCGGAGGCGCGGGGAAGCGAACCCGTACGAGCGCCGCATGTCGAGCGTTCCGCACCGCCGCACCAGGAAACCGCGCGCGCCGAACCGAAGCCCGACACTGTCTCGAGAGATGACAAGTTCGTTCCTCCCCAGAGGGAAAAACGAACTGGACCGCTTATCGACGGTGACACCGGGCCGCTTTCGCGCGCGCCGAAGCCCGGGCAGGGCAATGGTGGTGGCGGTGGATCCGGGCGTCCCCCCACGGGCGGCGGAGGCAATGGCGGACCGTCGGGCGGTTTTCAAAAGCGCGTCGAGATGCCCGACTTCGCCGTCTCCTACAAGAGCGGCCTCACGGCAGTGCGCAAGAACATCGTCGTGGTGATGCTTTTTACCGTCATGACGAATGTTCTTGTCCTGGCGATCCCGATCTATCTTTTCCAGATTTCCGACCGGGTACTGACCAGTCGTTCTGTCGACACGCTGGTCATGCTGTCAATCGTGGTCGCCGCTGCAGTGGTTCTGCAGATGGTGTTCGATGCCATACGGCGCTTCATCCTCATGCGCACCGCAGTCGAGGTGGGTGCCCAGCTGGGTGCGCCGATCCTTGCTGCAGCGGCGCGCACCTCGTTGAACGGGACTGCGCGGGATTATCAGGTGCTGGGCGATCTGCAGCAGATCCGTAGCTTCATCACGTCGGGAACACTGCTTTCGTTTCTGGACGTGCCGCTGGCGCCTCTGTTCGTTTTGGCCGTGTTCCTCATCCATCCGCATCTGGGAACGATAGTCATTGCTTCGTCGATTCTGTTGATGTGCATCGCAATGGTCAACCAGCGACTGACTGCACAGCATTTCGCAGAGGCCAACGGCTTTCTCAGCCGCGCCACGCTTCACGTCGACTCCATGTCGCGCAATTCCCAGATCATCAATGCGATGGCCATGATCCCGGAGGCAGTCAAAATCTGGGGGCGGGACACGGCATTTTCCCTGAAGTCCCAGGTGAGGGCGCAGGATCGAAACATCGCGCTTGCGAGCATCTCGAAGTCGTTCCGCCTGCTCACACAGGTGAGCATGCTCGGCTGGGGCGCCTATCTGGCCATTGACGGGCAAATGACCGGCGGCATGGTCATTGCGGCATCGATCATTGCAAGCCGGGCCCTGACACCCATCGAGGGCGCGATCGAGGGCTGGAACAGCTTCACGCAATTCCGTGCCTCCTTCCAGCGGGTGCGCGCGCTTCTGCAGTCCTCGCCTTTCAACTTCCAGCGTTTGCTCCTGCCCGCACCGCAGGGTCGGCTTGATGTGGATCGGGTCCTCTATGTTCCCCCGCCGACGAAGAAGGTCATTCTGAACGGCATTTCCTTCACCCTGATGCCCGGTGAGTCACTTGCGGTTATCGGCAATTCGGGTTCGGGGAAGACGACGCTCGGCAAGATGCTGGTCGGGTCGATCCTGCCAACCTCGGGCAATGTGCGACTGGATCTCATGGATCTGCGAAATTGGGACCAGCGGCAGTTCGGCGAAAACATTGGTTACCTGCCGCAGGACGTTCAGCTCTTTCCCGGGACGATCAAGGCGAATATCGCGCGAATGCGCGACGATGCGAGTGACCAGCAGATCTATGAAGCAGCCGCGCTTGCGGATGTACATGAGATGATCGCGTCGTTCCCGCAGGGTTACGAGACTTTCGTCGCCGGTGACGGGTCGCCGCTATCCGGCGGCCAGAAGCAGCGCATTGCCCTTGCGCGGGCCTTTTTCGGTAATCCGCGGCTGGTGGTTCTGGATGAGCCCAATTCGAATCTGGACAGTCCGGGCGAGGTTGCGCTGGCGAAGGCACTTGCTCACGCAAAGAGCCAGAAGATCACCGTGGTGACGATCACGCAGCGCACCTCCCTGCTCAATCACGTGGACAAGATCCTTGTCCTGAATTCGGGAACGGTGGCGATGTTCGGCGAGCGCCAGCAGGTGCTTCAGGTGCTGACTGGAAAAGGACAGGAGCAGGGTCAGGTGCCCGGAGCTCCTCGGGAGGGGAACTGA
- a CDS encoding HlyD family type I secretion periplasmic adaptor subunit, whose protein sequence is MGGKQLQRTDVNEWYAEVPRSIRKQTIVGLALMMLVGGGFGAWAGFAPLASAIIAPGSFVATGKNKIVQHLEGGVIEEILAHEGDTVREGQELIRLDETAALANVRQLELRQLRLQAMLARLKAQAHGDEVYDPPEAIVKNLADADIAAIHNSQKEIFSSALIKQTNQVRLLEENIQALTFQLQGIDAQVASMRRQQEILTDEFNSKSSLLKKGIVTRSSIRLLERAIADADGDIVQLESEGRIAQTQIAKYRMEIAQVRDAAQKAAYDEIQAVEADLDTVREQIRSARAVLGRTSIQAPVTGIVIRSYYHTSGGVIESGRAIMEILPSDEALIIEAQVPRMQIDEVRVGQAASIRLSALNQRTTPVLEGEVMYVSADAVTASATSPAKDIYIARVEIPNEQLQRVKGFAPTPGMPAEILIQTHERTFFEYLAKPITDSMARAFREY, encoded by the coding sequence ATGGGTGGAAAACAGCTACAGAGAACCGACGTAAATGAATGGTATGCCGAGGTACCGCGCTCGATCCGAAAGCAGACGATTGTCGGACTGGCCTTGATGATGCTTGTGGGCGGCGGGTTTGGCGCATGGGCGGGTTTCGCTCCGCTCGCCTCCGCCATCATCGCGCCGGGAAGCTTCGTTGCCACGGGCAAGAACAAGATCGTCCAGCACCTGGAAGGTGGTGTGATCGAGGAAATTCTGGCGCATGAAGGTGATACCGTGCGCGAAGGGCAGGAGCTGATCCGGCTTGATGAAACCGCCGCTCTGGCCAATGTGCGCCAGCTTGAACTTCGACAGTTGCGGTTGCAGGCAATGCTGGCACGTCTGAAGGCACAGGCGCATGGAGATGAGGTTTATGATCCGCCTGAGGCGATCGTGAAAAATCTGGCCGATGCCGATATTGCCGCAATCCATAACAGCCAGAAAGAGATATTCTCTTCAGCCCTGATCAAGCAGACGAACCAGGTCCGCCTTCTGGAGGAGAACATCCAGGCGCTCACTTTCCAGCTTCAGGGCATTGACGCTCAGGTCGCCTCGATGCGCCGGCAGCAGGAAATCCTGACGGACGAGTTCAATTCAAAGTCGAGCCTGCTCAAGAAGGGCATCGTCACCCGCTCTTCCATCAGGCTTCTGGAGCGCGCCATAGCTGATGCCGATGGCGACATCGTGCAGCTTGAATCCGAAGGACGCATCGCCCAGACACAGATTGCAAAGTACCGGATGGAGATCGCGCAGGTTCGCGATGCGGCGCAGAAAGCAGCCTATGACGAGATCCAGGCCGTCGAGGCAGATCTCGACACGGTGCGAGAGCAGATCCGCAGTGCGCGTGCAGTGTTGGGGCGCACGTCGATACAGGCGCCGGTCACCGGCATCGTCATTCGAAGCTATTACCATACTTCCGGTGGCGTGATTGAAAGCGGCAGGGCGATCATGGAAATATTGCCTTCCGACGAAGCCCTGATCATCGAGGCGCAGGTCCCGCGCATGCAGATCGACGAAGTGCGGGTTGGGCAGGCCGCGTCAATACGGCTCAGCGCTCTCAATCAGAGAACGACACCGGTGCTGGAAGGGGAAGTGATGTATGTTTCTGCCGATGCAGTCACAGCCTCGGCGACTTCGCCCGCAAAAGACATCTATATTGCCCGGGTGGAGATCCCGAACGAGCAATTACAGCGCGTGAAGGGCTTCGCGCCCACGCCCGGCATGCCTGCAGAGATACTCATCCAGACGCACGAGCGCACGTTCTTCGAGTATCTGGCCAAGCCCATAACAGACAGCATGGCACGCGCATTCCGCGAATATTAG
- a CDS encoding BA14K family protein, with the protein MKILMAIMGGFIASSTVFASGAALAIYMLATETVDPTKDMGPQSGVPWTVEPKVVKKNKSEGEREVASADEDQGRVSATLVASASASEGPEDIDAMQTASVSQDAREEQTGPNPQLVAKHVAWCDRKYRSYRRSTNSYTPYSGGQRECVSPFTDEIKAQSLNNRVVAAADTGANSVAQLSQAQPVQRSRSQAVDHIKSCFERYRSYRVADNTYQPYGGGPRRQCR; encoded by the coding sequence GTGAAGATCTTGATGGCAATTATGGGCGGCTTCATCGCGTCCTCTACGGTCTTCGCCAGCGGCGCTGCACTTGCGATCTACATGCTGGCGACAGAGACCGTCGATCCCACCAAAGATATGGGACCGCAGTCGGGTGTGCCGTGGACGGTAGAGCCGAAGGTGGTGAAGAAGAACAAGAGTGAAGGCGAGCGCGAGGTGGCCTCCGCGGATGAGGATCAGGGTCGCGTTTCTGCAACATTGGTCGCTTCAGCCAGTGCCTCCGAAGGGCCCGAGGACATTGATGCGATGCAGACAGCCTCTGTCTCGCAGGATGCACGGGAAGAACAGACGGGTCCCAATCCTCAGCTGGTTGCAAAACATGTCGCCTGGTGCGACCGCAAATACCGTTCCTATCGTCGCTCCACCAACAGCTACACGCCCTATAGTGGCGGACAACGCGAATGCGTTTCACCATTTACAGACGAGATCAAGGCGCAGAGCCTGAACAACCGGGTGGTGGCTGCAGCAGACACGGGAGCGAATTCGGTCGCCCAGTTGTCGCAGGCCCAACCTGTGCAGCGCAGCCGCAGCCAGGCGGTGGATCACATCAAGTCGTGCTTCGAGCGCTATCGCTCCTACCGTGTCGCTGACAACACGTACCAGCCCTATGGTGGCGGTCCGCGCAGGCAATGCCGCTAG
- a CDS encoding DUF2171 domain-containing protein, which yields MVDKSQIKEHAEIIGADGAHVGTVDRVEGDRIKLTKADSGEGSHEGHHHFIPLSLVSEVEGETVRLSANADVAVSFEAESDGRPAH from the coding sequence ATGGTCGACAAATCACAGATCAAGGAACACGCGGAAATCATTGGCGCAGATGGTGCGCATGTCGGTACAGTTGATCGCGTGGAAGGCGATCGCATCAAGCTGACCAAGGCTGACAGCGGGGAGGGCTCGCATGAAGGTCATCACCATTTCATCCCGCTCAGCCTGGTTTCCGAAGTTGAAGGTGAAACGGTGCGCCTGTCGGCAAATGCGGATGTCGCGGTCAGTTTCGAAGCTGAATCCGATGGCCGTCCGGCCCACTGA
- a CDS encoding DUF411 domain-containing protein, which translates to MKLKMLLAAIAVGAAGPALASEAVMTVFKTPNCGCCVAWVEALEEAGYSIEVQDLNDLSVIKKNAGVSDEMASCHTAVLEEDGRKYVVEGHVPLEALEKLRLERPEIRGVAVPGMPMGSLGMGNDPSARYDVLELSTKANAPVFMSIGDR; encoded by the coding sequence ATGAAATTGAAAATGCTCCTTGCAGCTATTGCTGTTGGCGCTGCTGGCCCCGCACTGGCATCCGAAGCGGTGATGACTGTCTTCAAGACGCCGAACTGCGGGTGTTGTGTCGCATGGGTCGAGGCTCTTGAGGAAGCCGGCTACTCCATTGAGGTGCAGGATCTCAACGACCTGTCAGTGATCAAGAAGAATGCCGGCGTCAGCGACGAAATGGCATCGTGCCATACTGCGGTTCTGGAGGAAGATGGACGCAAATATGTCGTTGAAGGCCATGTGCCGCTCGAAGCTCTAGAGAAGCTCCGCCTGGAACGTCCGGAGATCCGTGGCGTTGCCGTGCCTGGCATGCCGATGGGGTCGCTCGGTATGGGTAACGATCCCTCCGCACGATATGATGTGCTGGAACTCTCAACCAAGGCCAACGCGCCCGTTTTCATGAGCATTGGAGACAGATAG
- the cueR gene encoding Cu(I)-responsive transcriptional regulator — MNIGQAADASGVSAKMIRYYEETGLIRAAERSSSGYRVYSDEDVHTLRFIRRARDLGFSVKQIALLLGLWQDKNRESAQVKQVALEHIAELQTKIEELQQMIGVLSELADNCQGDHRPNCPILKKLEA, encoded by the coding sequence ATGAATATCGGCCAGGCAGCAGATGCATCGGGCGTATCGGCCAAGATGATCCGCTATTATGAAGAGACAGGCCTCATCCGGGCTGCAGAGCGGTCATCCTCAGGCTATCGGGTCTATTCCGACGAGGACGTGCACACGCTGCGTTTCATCCGCCGCGCACGCGATCTCGGTTTCTCCGTGAAGCAGATAGCGCTTCTTCTTGGGCTTTGGCAGGACAAGAACCGCGAAAGTGCCCAGGTGAAACAGGTGGCGCTGGAACATATCGCGGAATTGCAGACGAAGATCGAGGAGCTGCAGCAGATGATCGGTGTGCTCAGTGAGCTTGCAGACAATTGTCAGGGCGATCACCGTCCCAACTGCCCGATACTGAAGAAGCTTGAAGCGTAA
- a CDS encoding heavy metal translocating P-type ATPase, producing the protein MRAELQNEDAHLHIPIEGMSCASCVRRVETAIARVPGVVKASVNLAAEAAEVEIAPTGDRSSVIAAIRSAGYEVPQDSVILEIDGMTCASCVRRVEQALLAVPGVTGASVNLATESASVHTERNVTAKTLQDAVASIGYDARVKDNVRSAAEHGARKKEIEFSRLKRDFLTAAVLTLPLFLLEMGSHFIPGMHGWLGGTFGHALYIFYFVLATIVQFGPGLRFYRKGVPSLIRLTPDMDSLVVLGSTAAWAYSTVAVFAPGVLPAGTANIYFEASAVIITLILMGRLLEARAKGRTGEAIKRLMNLQAKTARVERDGEFIETELDAVVVGDVIRVRPGESIPVDGEILTGSSFVDEAMISGEAAPVSKGEGDEVIGGTINKTGSFTYRATKIGADTVLAQIIKMVETAQGAKLPIQAMVDRVTAWFVPAVMAAALATFLVWLIFGPEPALGFAVVNAVAVLIIACPCAMGLATPTSIMVGTGRAAELGVLFRNGDALQSLRSTGIVALDKTGTITLGRPALTDFEIVAEHDRPRLLSLIASAEAGSEHPVAEAILEAARKEDIPLNQAETFNAIAGFGIEAMIDGQNVNIGADRLMEKLGIDVSPYADVVAKLAGEAKTPLYAAVNGKLAAILAVADPIKPSSPAAIDALHKLGLKVAMVTGDNRHTAKAIASRLGIDEVLSEVLPDGKVDAVKRLREEHGVLAFVGDGINDAPALAEADIGIAIGTGTDIAIESADVVLMSGDLRGVANALGLSQATIKNIRQNLFWAFAYNASLIPVAAGLLYPVTGTLLSPMLAAGAMALSSVFVLGNALRLKRYEAPLAAGERP; encoded by the coding sequence ATGCGTGCAGAACTACAAAACGAAGATGCACATCTACACATTCCGATTGAGGGCATGTCCTGCGCTTCCTGCGTGCGCAGGGTGGAAACCGCAATCGCCCGCGTGCCGGGTGTCGTCAAAGCATCGGTCAACCTGGCGGCCGAAGCCGCAGAAGTGGAAATCGCGCCAACGGGAGACCGGTCTTCCGTCATCGCGGCGATCCGGAGCGCAGGCTACGAGGTGCCTCAGGACTCCGTAATCCTGGAGATTGACGGCATGACGTGCGCATCCTGCGTTCGCAGGGTCGAGCAGGCTCTTCTTGCAGTCCCCGGTGTGACTGGTGCCTCGGTCAATCTCGCGACAGAAAGCGCCAGCGTCCACACCGAACGAAACGTCACGGCAAAGACGCTCCAAGATGCGGTGGCTTCGATAGGCTACGATGCACGCGTGAAGGACAATGTCCGCAGCGCTGCAGAGCATGGTGCGCGCAAGAAGGAGATCGAATTCTCCCGCCTCAAACGCGACTTCCTGACAGCGGCGGTTCTCACACTTCCTCTATTCCTGCTTGAAATGGGCTCCCATTTCATACCCGGCATGCATGGCTGGCTGGGAGGAACATTCGGGCATGCCCTCTACATCTTCTACTTTGTACTTGCGACCATCGTGCAGTTCGGTCCCGGTCTGCGTTTCTACAGGAAAGGCGTGCCTTCCCTCATCCGGCTGACGCCTGACATGGACTCCCTTGTGGTTCTGGGGTCGACTGCAGCCTGGGCATATTCGACCGTGGCGGTATTCGCACCCGGCGTGCTTCCTGCGGGTACGGCGAACATTTACTTTGAAGCATCCGCCGTGATCATCACGCTGATCCTTATGGGTCGTCTGCTTGAAGCGCGTGCGAAGGGCCGCACCGGCGAGGCAATCAAGCGTCTCATGAACCTGCAGGCAAAGACCGCCCGGGTGGAGCGTGATGGCGAATTCATCGAAACCGAGCTTGATGCCGTTGTAGTGGGTGACGTCATCCGTGTGCGCCCCGGGGAGAGCATTCCTGTAGATGGTGAGATCCTTACCGGTTCGTCCTTCGTGGACGAGGCAATGATATCCGGTGAAGCCGCACCTGTTTCCAAGGGAGAGGGTGACGAGGTCATTGGGGGCACGATCAACAAGACAGGAAGCTTCACCTATCGCGCAACAAAGATAGGTGCCGATACCGTCCTGGCGCAGATCATAAAAATGGTCGAGACGGCGCAGGGCGCGAAACTGCCCATCCAGGCAATGGTCGACAGGGTCACGGCATGGTTCGTGCCAGCGGTCATGGCTGCGGCATTGGCAACATTCCTGGTATGGCTGATCTTCGGTCCTGAACCTGCGCTGGGATTCGCGGTGGTGAACGCGGTCGCGGTTCTGATCATTGCCTGTCCGTGCGCAATGGGCCTTGCCACCCCGACTTCTATAATGGTCGGCACGGGACGGGCCGCGGAACTGGGCGTGCTGTTCCGCAATGGCGACGCTCTGCAAAGCCTGCGCTCCACCGGCATTGTCGCGCTGGACAAGACGGGCACGATCACCCTTGGGCGCCCTGCCCTGACAGATTTCGAGATTGTCGCGGAGCACGATCGCCCGAGGCTCTTGTCGCTTATCGCATCTGCCGAGGCCGGTTCCGAGCATCCTGTTGCAGAAGCAATCCTGGAGGCTGCGCGCAAGGAGGACATTCCACTTAATCAGGCCGAAACATTCAACGCAATCGCGGGCTTCGGCATTGAAGCCATGATCGACGGGCAAAACGTGAATATCGGTGCCGACAGACTGATGGAGAAGCTTGGCATAGATGTCAGCCCATATGCTGACGTCGTCGCAAAGCTGGCTGGCGAGGCCAAGACACCGCTCTATGCAGCAGTCAACGGCAAACTCGCTGCGATCCTGGCTGTTGCGGATCCGATAAAGCCGTCGAGTCCGGCCGCAATCGATGCGCTTCACAAGCTCGGTCTGAAGGTGGCCATGGTAACCGGTGACAACCGGCACACTGCAAAGGCCATCGCCAGCCGACTTGGCATTGATGAAGTGCTTTCAGAGGTACTTCCTGACGGCAAGGTGGACGCCGTGAAGCGCCTGCGCGAGGAACATGGTGTCCTGGCCTTTGTCGGCGACGGCATCAATGATGCGCCAGCTCTCGCGGAAGCCGATATCGGCATTGCAATCGGAACAGGCACGGATATCGCAATCGAAAGCGCCGACGTGGTCCTCATGTCAGGTGATCTGCGCGGTGTCGCCAATGCCCTGGGACTTTCTCAGGCAACCATCAAGAATATCCGGCAGAACCTGTTCTGGGCATTCGCCTACAATGCAAGTCTGATCCCGGTTGCCGCAGGCCTGCTCTACCCTGTAACGGGCACCTTGCTCTCACCGATGCTGGCTGCTGGCGCGATGGCGCTCTCGAGCGTCTTCGTTCTGGGCAACGCCCTCAGGCTGAAACGCTACGAGGCACCGCTCGCGGCAGGAGAACGCCCATGA
- a CDS encoding DUF305 domain-containing protein — protein sequence MSYVRFALMILTSTVVMFILMYLNTYAFEHVYFSETRTYMAIVMGATMAIIMLAFMLGMYKNRALNIAIFVGSAVVFAGALWLVRSQVTVSGESYMRAMIPHHSIAIMTSERAQIEDARVRKLADEISAAQRREIAEMAYLIEDLDDGNVVREVYTDPAPEPGTVEDALNRVQIASLDLAPMPEDEANEVLQAGERCTFRRSQESEPILWTTGDGAGAAAKLNGVLLSLEGNEGRADAAEEFASDGITITVGPFDEDDDPRKEAELVFELSEGLRVGYTGYYACSS from the coding sequence ATGTCCTATGTTCGTTTTGCACTGATGATCCTCACCTCCACCGTGGTGATGTTCATTCTGATGTATCTGAACACCTACGCTTTCGAACATGTGTATTTCAGCGAGACGCGCACCTATATGGCCATCGTCATGGGTGCAACCATGGCCATCATCATGCTGGCCTTCATGCTTGGCATGTACAAGAACAGGGCCTTGAACATCGCCATATTTGTGGGTTCTGCAGTGGTCTTTGCCGGTGCGCTTTGGCTCGTACGCAGCCAGGTGACGGTGAGCGGGGAGAGCTACATGCGTGCGATGATCCCGCACCACTCCATCGCAATCATGACCTCGGAGCGAGCGCAGATCGAGGACGCGCGGGTGCGCAAGCTGGCTGACGAAATCAGTGCGGCCCAGCGCCGTGAAATCGCGGAAATGGCCTATCTCATCGAAGATCTGGATGACGGAAATGTCGTGCGGGAAGTCTACACGGACCCGGCACCGGAGCCAGGCACGGTGGAAGATGCGTTGAACCGTGTCCAGATAGCCTCACTCGATCTTGCGCCCATGCCGGAGGATGAAGCCAACGAGGTGCTCCAGGCTGGAGAACGCTGCACATTCCGTCGCAGCCAGGAGAGTGAGCCCATTCTCTGGACGACCGGCGACGGTGCCGGCGCGGCGGCTAAACTGAACGGCGTCCTCCTGTCGCTCGAAGGCAATGAAGGCCGTGCGGATGCAGCAGAAGAATTCGCATCGGACGGAATCACGATCACGGTCGGCCCGTTCGACGAAGATGACGACCCGCGCAAGGAAGCAGAACTTGTATTCGAGCTCAGTGAGGGGCTGAGGGTGGGCTACACCGGCTACTATGCCTGTAGTTCCTGA
- a CDS encoding fumarylacetoacetate hydrolase family protein yields MLENDGVYLGRVWRSDLDGPSIVTLREGRLVDITSRAAPTSRDIFELADPVAHVRSCEGEDIGGLDEILENSRDRTRAKAPYLLAPIDLQAVKACGVTFARSMIERVIEERAAGDASAAGEIRKMVGNIIGDNLRDLVPGSPEAMQVKKALVEAGLWSQYLEVGIGPDAEVFTKSQAMSSVGWGAEIGIHPVSSWNNPEPEVVLVVASDGTVKGATLGNDVNLRDVEGRSALLLGKAKDNNASSAIGPFIRLFDESFTIDDVRAAELDLLVEGEDGYRLEGRSSMKEISRDPLDLVAQTVGRHHQYPDGFVLYLGTLFAPIEDRDTPGGGFTHKVGDRVIISNPQLGRLENTVRLSTECAPWTFGTADLMRSLARRDLI; encoded by the coding sequence ATGCTTGAAAATGACGGTGTTTATCTTGGACGCGTGTGGCGAAGCGATCTCGATGGACCGAGTATAGTGACGCTGCGAGAAGGGCGCTTGGTCGACATCACCAGCCGCGCAGCACCCACCAGTCGCGACATATTCGAGTTGGCGGATCCGGTTGCTCACGTCCGCTCTTGTGAAGGCGAAGACATAGGCGGTCTCGATGAGATTCTCGAGAACAGCCGTGACCGCACGCGCGCAAAGGCGCCCTATCTGCTGGCGCCCATTGATCTTCAGGCGGTGAAGGCATGCGGTGTGACCTTCGCTCGTTCCATGATCGAACGCGTGATCGAGGAACGTGCTGCCGGTGACGCATCGGCAGCGGGTGAGATCCGCAAGATGGTCGGGAACATCATCGGCGACAATCTGCGCGATCTTGTGCCGGGTTCTCCGGAAGCCATGCAGGTGAAGAAGGCTCTCGTGGAAGCGGGGCTGTGGTCGCAATATCTGGAAGTCGGGATCGGCCCCGACGCAGAGGTTTTCACCAAGTCGCAGGCGATGTCTTCTGTCGGGTGGGGCGCGGAAATCGGTATTCATCCCGTCTCGTCCTGGAACAACCCGGAACCGGAAGTGGTATTGGTCGTAGCCAGCGACGGCACGGTGAAGGGAGCGACGCTCGGCAATGACGTCAATCTGCGCGACGTGGAGGGGCGGTCCGCATTGCTGCTCGGCAAGGCGAAGGACAACAATGCGTCTTCGGCCATCGGCCCGTTCATCCGGCTGTTCGACGAAAGCTTTACCATTGACGACGTCAGGGCAGCCGAACTCGACCTTCTTGTCGAGGGCGAGGACGGCTATCGTCTCGAAGGCCGCAGCTCCATGAAGGAGATCAGTCGCGATCCCCTTGATCTCGTGGCGCAGACGGTTGGTCGTCATCACCAGTATCCGGATGGCTTCGTGCTTTATCTCGGAACGCTGTTCGCCCCGATCGAAGATCGTGACACGCCAGGCGGCGGTTTCACGCACAAGGTTGGAGACCGGGTGATCATCTCAAACCCGCAACTGGGCCGGCTGGAAAACACGGTGCGACTTTCGACCGAATGCGCACCGTGGACCTTCGGCACAGCTGATCTGATGCGCAGTCTTGCCCGTCGCGATCTGATCTAG
- a CDS encoding DMT family transporter: MSLASAEDAGTKIQAITTICVGVFFMVVNDAMAKWLTEDYGALQIYAWRSMMALPIIATMLWATRGRAGFTTASLRTHALRGFFAIAAAWCFFTSLKQLTLAGATSLVFAAPLFITALSVVLLGEKVGWRRWSAVTIGFFGVLVIVRPGGETFQTASIYAVGAAFFYALFMISARWIKREEPMMTMMFYVSLFPLIYCTPVLALDWQPIASEHLLLFLGMAVFGTTGITMIGHAFRLAPAAIVAPFDYTALLWATVLGFMFWGDLPDLWTYVGALIIIASGIYIVLREARAG, encoded by the coding sequence ATGTCACTGGCTTCTGCAGAAGATGCGGGCACGAAAATACAGGCGATCACAACGATCTGCGTCGGCGTCTTCTTCATGGTGGTGAATGACGCCATGGCAAAGTGGCTGACCGAGGATTACGGCGCGCTGCAAATCTATGCCTGGCGCAGCATGATGGCATTGCCAATCATAGCCACGATGTTATGGGCGACACGTGGCCGTGCAGGGTTCACGACAGCTTCCCTAAGAACTCACGCACTTCGCGGCTTTTTTGCGATAGCCGCAGCTTGGTGCTTCTTCACCAGTCTCAAGCAACTCACTCTTGCCGGCGCCACGTCACTGGTTTTCGCAGCGCCCCTTTTCATCACGGCCTTGTCTGTCGTGCTGCTTGGCGAAAAAGTCGGATGGCGGCGTTGGTCCGCCGTGACCATCGGCTTCTTCGGCGTTCTCGTCATCGTGCGACCGGGCGGAGAGACCTTTCAGACCGCGTCGATCTATGCCGTGGGTGCAGCCTTCTTCTATGCCCTTTTCATGATCAGTGCGCGGTGGATCAAGCGGGAAGAGCCGATGATGACGATGATGTTCTACGTCTCACTGTTCCCGCTGATATACTGCACGCCCGTTCTGGCGCTGGATTGGCAACCCATTGCCTCCGAGCACTTGCTTCTGTTTCTCGGAATGGCGGTATTCGGGACAACCGGAATAACCATGATCGGCCACGCTTTCCGCCTTGCACCAGCGGCGATTGTCGCGCCCTTCGACTATACCGCACTGCTGTGGGCCACCGTGCTCGGCTTCATGTTCTGGGGCGACCTGCCGGATCTGTGGACCTATGTCGGAGCGCTGATCATCATTGCGAGCGGGATCTACATCGTACTGCGCGAGGCGCGGGCAGGGTGA